Genomic window (Candidatus Nitrosocosmicus franklandus):
TGATGCTGTTGTCTAGCAAGCGAATAATTACTAGGATTAAAATAAACTGACTCACCATCATTTAGAAATGGACAACCACTGGGAGCTTAAATTTAATGCCGTTTCCCTCATATTTCATATTTCTAGTAAGGTGGATATCTCGATCAATCAAAGTTGTTGATGAGCATACAAGTAGATCCAGCACATAGCTTTGAATTTGAAGGCTGGGAGGCTGGTAGATCAGCATTTCCATCATCGTAAACAAAGGAGTATTTATCCCTACCCACTAATTCTTCTCTATAGCAACAAATCAAATAATCAAACAAAAATGAACGGTTAATAAGTAACAAAAAATGTAAACATAGGTTTTTCTGAACTATGTGTCAGAAGTCCTGTATTGTGAATCCATATTATAGTTCAGATACAAAGTTGATAATTAAAAGATCTCAATTCCTTCATGTCCTAAACCTGTTCCTCATCATATTATAAAGGAGATTTTGTATGCTTAGATAATAACAGCATCAGCATGATCATTCATCATCAGCATGATCATTCATCATCATCGTAATAGCATTGCAATAGTATCATTTCATCATCATTTAATTTCTAGATCCACTATTCTTGAAACAGTAATTTCTTTACCATACTTAGCGCTAACCGTTAAAGTGTAGTTTCCTGGAGTTGAATCCGGAGTTGGACTCACATTTAGCGTTGTCTTTAACTGTGGTGATGGCCCGATTTCACCTGATGGCTTATTTTTGACAGGTATCGAGTCTTGACTGAAGCTACTTGTTAGATTGTCTAATTTGCCGCTCTTAGTGATTGATGATGTTACATCCGTTGTTATATACACTGTATCGTTGATATCATTTGTAGAAGTAGTATCGTTACTATTGGTTATAGTCGAATTGATAACCTTACCAAAGTTTACCGGATTCTCGTAAATATAAATGTCTATAGAATCGCTCTTGTTGTTTTTACTGTCTAATATTATCTTATCCTTTGAAATCTCTAATGTTATTGGTATCTGATCTAGTCTATCTTTCGTAATTACACCTAGTTTATTTTCAGTCCATTCAGTAAACCAAATTGACCCGTTGTTATCAAACGTAAATCTAAGAGGATTTGAAGAATTTACCCACAAGGGGTTTTGAGATGGAATATAATATTCCACTAGTGTTTTATTCATAGGATCAAAAGATGCGATAGCGTTACCATAATGTTCGTTAAACCATATTTTTCCATCTCTATACTCGTTATAGTATGGCAATGTCGTCAAATTACCAGTAGCAGAAGGATTGGAAGTAGCATATTGTTTTATCTCCCCTGTATTCGGATTTAATGAGAAGAAAAGATTTGTAATATGGTTGTTAGCCCAAAGAAGTCCTTTTTCGTCCTCAGCAATACTGAATGGAACACTATGGGTATAGGTCACATCATGAATGGTTAGTGCTTGTGCTGTCACATCATATCCAATAATATGTCCTCCTTCGGGAAAGATGGCAGTTGAAAACCATAGCGTCTCGTTTTTCTCAGTAGGAGAAGGATTAGTAGTATCAGTGTCATTATAATTGTCATTGGTATTAGTATTACTAAAGCCAAAACCATTCGATATTGGTCCCATAGTTTGAAAGTCAATTTGTCGTGACATATCTAATTCTGAAATACCCTCTGTTGTATTGGTTATCACCTTGGAAGGCTCAATAAATCCAAGTCTATTGCCAAAAAATTGGGTAAACCATACGTTGCCATTAGAATCAAAAGTAATTGATTGTGGATATCCCCCTTCTTCTAATAATCTGTAATTTTCAAACTTTTCTTCTTTTACAAAATACTTCCAAATAGAATTACTGAGTTCATCTGTAAACCACAGATCACCATTTCTATCAAATTTCATATTCCATATCATAGAGCCCATGATTCTAGTTTGTTCTGGCCAATTTGGTATTTTTATAATATCATCAAATTCTGATGTTGTGGTATTAAATACCAACAAACTACCCAGTTTTCCAGAGGCGATCCAGATATTATTATCCTTATCTACAGCAAGACCCACAGGCTGACTACACTGAACAGGAATAACAAATTCTGTAACATACAGATTAGAATTCGTAGCATTATTTCCACAAAATCTCATTTTATCCTCAGAAGACATCGTCGCATTTGTAGATGCTTCGTGGTGCATTTCTGACATATGTTCTGAATGAGATGTTTGAGTCGTGGGTGTTGTTGCGTAGGCAAATAACGGATCAATTATGGCTTGCGAACTGTTATAAATAGAGAAATTAATTAATCCAAATGTTACTACACCACAAATAATAAATACTACTACAATAGCAAATTTCGTCAAAATCATTATACTTGAAAGACTGTCTTCAACATTAATATTTATTCTCATGTAACTCTAGAATACAAGGAAAGGTGATCAGTACAAAATGCTCACCTGTAGAAGAGATACTAGTTGGAAGAAGATTCCTAATGATTCTTTAATACACCGATGTAGGCTAAAATCAATTCACCTAACTATAAAGGTCCTATAAAACTAGCGCCATGATAAGTCAAGTTAGAGAATTCCAAATTCTGTCAGACTAAGATTAAGATACGAGCCACTACCTTTCTGATTGATCACTATGAGAAAAAAGGATTTTTATCAAGAATGAGTCTTTGTTTGTAAAGTCTAAATCTTATAATAACTCGAATTTCCATATAGTAATTTGATTCAAGATAGGAAATATACAAAGAAAAAGCAAGAGGTATTAAAATTCATAAAAAAACACAAGGGAGTAGATCATTCGTCTATCTTAAATGAAGTGAATGTTGATTATGATACTTTAATGAAGATCATCTCTGACTTGCGCAGAGAAGGGCATTTAGATTAAGGCTAAAAGAATAGACCTTCAATATCGTCAGAGAAAAATGAATTTTGATAATTCAATAATCTAGTGAAAATAATTGAATCAATTCACTAAAATTTTAAAAGAATGACAGTTTAAATGAAACAAACTATATTAGAATTAAGATCAAAGTAATTGTATAAAGAACGCAATTGGTCAGGAAAATTTCAGGTTTTGAATCTTTCTAAACGTTACTATCAAGAAACAAAATAAATCTTAAACATTTAGAAATTGAGTATCGATTCCTATGAATGTTCCTTCTGATGCCTCCGGCCTACAGAGTCCACGTAGTAAATTTGATTTTGTATGCATTGAATTTGGGTTTGCTCGAGTCAATTACACTAATTCCGGCCCAAATAGATACTGTTAATCGTAGTAGTATCGTATGAACATAATAAATTTAAGCCAAATGCATTGACATCTAGACAAGGTCATGATCCCAAACATAGAACACTAGATATCAAATATTTTTATCGATACATTGATGAATCATACTACATTTACCTACAAACAGCAAATCACTATCTCATAGGGCATAAAGATATGGATAATTCCCAAATAGATTATAAGCAGATGGAGTCATGATATAAATTTGAGATAGTTATGGCACTAACTTTTGGTTATCAACAACAGTGGATCTTGGTACCTGACTAAATAAATCAAGATATTCCTTTCTTAAGGTTTTATAGGCGCTTAAAAAAAATTTAGATTACGAAATTTAATCCTCGGTCCTGAAAAGAAAAATGGAGAAGACAATACTAGCTGACGATTAGTTGTGGAATAAGATGAGGATTATTTAGGTACAAGTTGATAACATCAATATTTAGTACTCATAATCAAGTATACAATTAAAATTTTGACAATAACCTTGAGAATATCAATAATAACAATACTAGCTATTACTCTATTTCTAACAAGAGAAGGAATTTGGAAGATATCCTTAATTCGAGGTAAAATACTTTCAGTATATGACACTTAGCATTAACTGCAAGGATGCGGGCGATCCTGTATGTACCCATACAATGTATGGAGAAACAGAAGAAGAGCTATTTGAAAATGCAAAGAAGCATGGGATAGAAGTTCACGGCTATACGGAAGAGTCGTTTAATGAAGAGATGTCCAAAAATCTAGAGCATTTTAGAAAAGCAATAAGAAGTACTTGAATTTTCTTAATCCCTTATTTTTTTGTTTACTCGAATTGTTTAGATTTGTATAAAAAACGTAATGACTAAATAGCGGTAAAAAACGTCCATTCTGTGATCTTATAATTTGATAACATTCTATTGTGATATATAAATAGATAGATAGATAGTAATTATATAGAAAATCGTCTAATAAATCTTAACGTTCCTTGACATAGTTATTTTGATACGAGATGTTTATTACTCATGCTTTTTCGCATAGTCCCCCATACCAGTAAAATCTATTGAAACACATGGCTCGTCTCCCACCACCCAAGCATCATGTCCTGGCGGTACTACTGCGGTATCTCCAGGTCCGCCTTCAATTTCAGTACCATCATCCATTCTGACCTTCATTCTTCCAGAAATAATGACCGATGTATGTGGAGCTTGGCAGCTATCTGTATTAACTAATGGTTTTACACACGTACTCCAACTCCATCCTGGTTCGAGTGTTGCTCTACCGATTATCACATTCCCCAGATTTACAATCTCTACTTTTCCTTTTTCAAATGTTCTTACTTCATCAGGAGATTCAAAACTTTTTGCCAAAATTTTTGTTGTTGTTGACATTTATTTTCAAATTTAGATTGTATTATTTTGATTATAAGCATTGTTCCAAATCCGGTCCAATTCTACTCCAAATTAATGAATAAAACCAAATAATTGAGTTCCATACTAGATTTCTAATAAAGTAACAAGAATTAGATCAAATCCTAATACGTCCCTCATGTCAAAAAGTAAGATAAGAAAAACAAAAATTTTGACTTGGCATATAATTTAATTGGTTATATTTTCTATTGGTTACATTTTTATTCCTGATGTTTGAGGTCGGCACTACCAAATAGAACTGAAAATGCCTTGCACCATATCAATACAGTATCGTATTTTGACAAGTCAGTCCCTAGTGGAATGTTGTAATTTTGATTTCCATTATTGGCTTTAAGTTTCCCAAGATTGACGAAATCGTGTGAGTTATTGTCAGTTGACAGGTACACATATAGATCGGGTCCGTTAGTTACCTTTAAATTCTCCAGTCTAAGGATACTTGCAGCATTCTCCTCAAGAGGTATTATTTTCGCTATACCTTCAGCATTATGAATTCCATCGTTAGCTCCTATAAACGATCCTGAAATTGATGAATAGTTTAGTTCAGATGAACCTGAAATCTCATCCATGGATTCATTAATGGCTATAATATTACCATTCTCTGAATTGGCATACTGACTCATCAATTCATTCTTCTGGAAGGTGTTCATATTTTGTGCGACTTTGACCCTCGCCTCTTCACTCATCACACTAAAATTTTCAAAAGAGACCAACGCCACAGAATTTGGAGGAAAGGGTTCATTTATTTCTGTAGATATAAACAATGGCGAAACTAGGTACACTGTTACCACAGACGCAATTAGGATTACAACAAGATATGAAATTTTTTTAAGTTTTTTGTTTCCCGTGTTTTTCACAAAAAGATAATTCTAATCAAAGGTTATAAGCAATTTTCCATATTATATCCAGATCTATTCCATGTGTAATGTTCTGATGATCCCTCTTTCTTTCTAAGATTCAACAAATGATTTTGAACGGTCACGATTCTTCAAAAAGTATTAAAAATATTTCGATA
Coding sequences:
- a CDS encoding DUF1059 domain-containing protein; the encoded protein is MTLSINCKDAGDPVCTHTMYGETEEELFENAKKHGIEVHGYTEESFNEEMSKNLEHFRKAIRST
- a CDS encoding DM13 domain-containing protein, which translates into the protein MKNTGNKKLKKISYLVVILIASVVTVYLVSPLFISTEINEPFPPNSVALVSFENFSVMSEEARVKVAQNMNTFQKNELMSQYANSENGNIIAINESMDEISGSSELNYSSISGSFIGANDGIHNAEGIAKIIPLEENAASILRLENLKVTNGPDLYVYLSTDNNSHDFVNLGKLKANNGNQNYNIPLGTDLSKYDTVLIWCKAFSVLFGSADLKHQE
- a CDS encoding cupin domain-containing protein encodes the protein MSTTTKILAKSFESPDEVRTFEKGKVEIVNLGNVIIGRATLEPGWSWSTCVKPLVNTDSCQAPHTSVIISGRMKVRMDDGTEIEGGPGDTAVVPPGHDAWVVGDEPCVSIDFTGMGDYAKKHE